One region of Sus scrofa isolate TJ Tabasco breed Duroc chromosome 3, Sscrofa11.1, whole genome shotgun sequence genomic DNA includes:
- the DPY30 gene encoding protein dpy-30 homolog, with amino-acid sequence MEPEQMLEGQTQVAENPHSEYGLTDNVERIVENEKINAEKSSKQKVDLQSLPTRAYLDQTVVPILLQGLAVLAKERPPNPIEFLASYLLKNKAQFEDRN; translated from the exons ATGGAGCCAGAGCAGATGCTGGAGGGACAGACGCAG GTTGCAGAAAATCCCCATTCTGAGTACGGTCTCACGGACAATGTCGAG aGGATagtagaaaatgagaaaattaatgcagaaaagtcatcaaaacagaaaGTGGACCTCCAGTCTTTGCCAACTCGTGCCTATCTGGATCAGACAGTTGTGCCTATCTTATTACAAGGACTTGCTGTGCTTGCAAAGGAAAG acCACCAAATCCCATTGAATTTCTAGcatcatatcttttaaaaaacaaggcaCAGTTTGAAGATCGAAACTGA